The following coding sequences are from one Verrucosispora sp. WMMD573 window:
- a CDS encoding TIGR04222 domain-containing membrane protein, with translation MTGFAVDYDTWGVPGPTFITLYLVATVIAVAVVLIRRRALLGGRVAPPADQLNPQQVAYLNGGDDFAVWTSLGALRSQGVIGVHPDRRLTADGPLPPAATPLDRAIHYAATQRTLARELRRTEWVERALTELRDGLDKRGLAIGPDRRAALRHAPLLLVALLALGVARIVAGLANDRPVWYLVLTVLALGILTTVLLVRVPRRTRAAEAALRTLRQRNRHLAPTANPAYATYGAAGAAMAVALYGTASLWALDPTFAQQAEIQRQAVAGGATSTGGCGGGSTAGSGCGGSSCGGGGGGCGGGGCGG, from the coding sequence ATGACGGGTTTTGCGGTCGATTACGACACCTGGGGAGTTCCCGGTCCCACCTTCATCACGCTCTATCTGGTGGCTACGGTGATCGCCGTCGCCGTCGTGCTGATCCGCCGTCGGGCGCTGCTGGGCGGACGGGTCGCTCCCCCCGCCGACCAGCTGAACCCGCAGCAGGTCGCCTACCTCAACGGCGGCGATGATTTCGCCGTCTGGACCTCCCTCGGCGCGCTGCGCAGCCAGGGCGTGATCGGCGTCCACCCGGACCGCCGGCTGACCGCCGACGGTCCGCTGCCGCCCGCAGCCACCCCACTCGACCGGGCCATCCACTACGCCGCGACACAGCGCACCCTGGCCCGGGAGTTGCGGCGCACCGAGTGGGTCGAACGCGCCCTCACCGAACTGCGCGACGGGCTCGACAAGCGCGGTCTCGCGATCGGCCCGGACCGACGGGCGGCCCTACGCCACGCTCCGCTGCTGCTGGTCGCACTGCTGGCGCTCGGTGTCGCCCGGATCGTCGCCGGGCTCGCCAACGACCGCCCGGTCTGGTACCTGGTGCTCACCGTCCTCGCGCTCGGCATCCTGACCACCGTCCTGCTCGTCCGGGTGCCCCGCCGTACCCGGGCAGCCGAGGCCGCACTGCGGACCCTGCGCCAGCGCAACCGGCACCTCGCACCCACCGCGAACCCGGCGTACGCCACCTACGGAGCGGCGGGAGCCGCCATGGCGGTGGCCCTGTACGGCACCGCGTCGCTCTGGGCACTCGATCCGACCTTCGCCCAGCAGGCCGAGATCCAACGCCAGGCCGTGGCCGGCGGCGCGACGTCCACCGGCGGGTGCGGAGGCGGCAGCACCGCAGGCTCCGGGTGCGGCGGCAGCAGCTGCGGTGGCGGCGGTGGGGGCTGCGGTGGCGGCGGGTGCGGCGGATGA
- a CDS encoding DUF692 domain-containing protein produces the protein MNLPHGVGIGWRPEICGFVAELPGLRFVEVIAESVPAAGPPPDDLVALRDRGVTVVPHGVRLSLGGAEPVDPARVAHLAAVAELLAAPLVSEHIAFVRAGGLEAGHLLPLPRTHEAVDAICANITRAQADLPVPIALEPIAALFDWPDDELDEAAFLNEILDRTGALLLLDVANVYANARNRGTDPTALLDRLPLERVAYLHVAGGAEGGGFYHDTHTDPIGREVLELLAELCARHRPPAALLERDGHYPPATELRTELDAIADACGFPVVT, from the coding sequence ATGAACCTTCCGCACGGCGTCGGCATCGGCTGGCGGCCGGAGATCTGCGGGTTCGTCGCCGAGCTGCCCGGTCTGCGCTTCGTCGAGGTGATCGCCGAGTCGGTTCCGGCCGCCGGACCACCCCCGGACGATCTGGTCGCGCTGCGGGACCGTGGCGTCACAGTGGTACCGCACGGCGTGCGGCTCTCGCTCGGCGGCGCGGAACCGGTCGACCCGGCCCGGGTCGCCCACCTGGCGGCCGTCGCGGAGTTGCTGGCGGCTCCCCTGGTCAGCGAACACATCGCCTTCGTCCGGGCCGGTGGCCTGGAGGCGGGTCACCTGCTGCCACTGCCCCGCACCCACGAAGCGGTCGACGCGATCTGCGCCAACATCACCCGCGCCCAGGCGGACCTGCCGGTGCCGATCGCGCTCGAACCGATCGCCGCCCTGTTCGACTGGCCGGACGACGAGCTCGACGAGGCGGCGTTTCTCAACGAGATCCTGGACCGCACCGGAGCGCTGCTGCTGCTCGACGTCGCCAACGTCTACGCCAACGCCCGCAACCGCGGCACCGACCCGACCGCGCTGCTCGACCGACTGCCGCTGGAACGGGTGGCCTACCTGCACGTCGCGGGCGGCGCCGAAGGTGGCGGCTTCTACCACGACACGCACACCGATCCGATCGGGCGGGAGGTGCTGGAGCTGCTCGCCGAGCTGTGCGCCCGGCACCGCCCACCGGCGGCTCTGCTGGAACGCGACGGGCATTACCCGCCAGCAACCGAACTGCGCACCGAACTTGACGCCATCGCCGACGCCTGCGGTTTCCCGGTGGTGACGTGA
- a CDS encoding TetR/AcrR family transcriptional regulator has protein sequence MPRVSQDQLDARRQEILAAARACFARHGYEGATVRRLEEATGLSRGAIFHHFRDKDSLFLAVAEDDAATMVETVARNGLVQVMRDLLARAVSPDTTGWLGSQLEVSRRLRTDPAFATRWAQRSAAIAEATRDRLARQREAGVLREDIPIDVLARFLELAYDGLVLHLAMGRPAGDLGAVLDLVEEAVRRR, from the coding sequence GTGCCCAGAGTAAGTCAGGATCAGCTCGACGCCCGCCGCCAGGAGATTCTCGCCGCCGCGCGAGCCTGCTTCGCCCGGCACGGCTACGAGGGCGCGACCGTCCGACGTCTGGAGGAAGCCACCGGCCTGTCAAGGGGAGCCATCTTCCACCACTTCCGGGACAAGGACTCCCTCTTCCTCGCCGTCGCCGAGGACGACGCGGCCACAATGGTCGAGACGGTCGCCCGCAACGGCCTGGTCCAGGTGATGCGTGACCTGCTCGCCCGGGCGGTATCCCCGGACACCACCGGCTGGCTGGGCAGCCAACTGGAGGTGTCCCGGCGGCTGCGTACCGACCCGGCCTTCGCCACCCGCTGGGCACAGCGGTCGGCTGCCATCGCCGAGGCGACCCGGGACCGGCTGGCCCGGCAACGGGAGGCCGGCGTGCTCCGCGAGGACATCCCCATCGACGTGCTGGCCCGTTTCCTCGAACTCGCCTACGACGGGCTGGTGCTACACCTGGCCATGGGCCGACCCGCCGGCGACCTGGGCGCGGTGCTCGACCTGGTCGAGGAGGCGGTGCGGCGACGCTGA
- a CDS encoding HAD family hydrolase, with translation MPLLLLDLDNTLLDRAGPFRTWAGRFLDGIGAPPHDIEWLLSIDADGLTDRWDVADAIRDRYRLRIPSIDLVEELHDGVVEFTRLDPLVACALRIADDAGWMPVVVSNGAVRQQDAKIRRTGLDRYIADWVISEEAGVSKPNPRIFALAAQRARMPLRGAWVVGDGPEADIGGATAVGLPSIWLHRGRPWTDARFAPTATVDTVIAAIAEIMGA, from the coding sequence GTGCCGCTGCTCCTGCTGGACCTGGACAACACCCTGCTCGATCGGGCCGGGCCGTTCCGCACCTGGGCAGGGCGCTTCCTCGACGGCATCGGAGCGCCACCGCACGACATCGAGTGGTTGCTGTCCATCGACGCCGACGGATTGACGGATCGCTGGGACGTGGCGGACGCGATCCGCGACCGCTACCGGTTGCGGATCCCCTCCATCGACCTGGTGGAGGAACTGCACGATGGGGTGGTCGAGTTCACCCGGCTGGACCCGCTGGTGGCGTGCGCCCTGCGGATCGCCGACGACGCCGGCTGGATGCCGGTCGTGGTGAGCAACGGCGCGGTCCGGCAACAGGACGCCAAGATCCGACGTACCGGGCTGGACCGGTACATCGCCGATTGGGTGATCTCCGAAGAGGCCGGGGTCAGCAAGCCCAACCCGCGCATCTTCGCGCTCGCCGCGCAGCGGGCCAGGATGCCGCTGCGCGGCGCCTGGGTGGTCGGCGACGGCCCGGAGGCGGACATCGGCGGAGCCACCGCCGTCGGCCTGCCCAGCATCTGGCTGCACCGGGGGCGTCCCTGGACCGACGCCCGGTTCGCGCCCACGGCGACGGTGGACACCGTGATCGCCGCCATCGCCGAGATCATGGGCGCCTGA